A single genomic interval of Selenobaculum gibii harbors:
- a CDS encoding YicC/YloC family endoribonuclease produces MLKSMTGFGREMYIGESFQCEVEIKTVNHRYTDIMIRLPKKLNLLEDKIRNLILQSIKRGRIEVSIVLSEYNIQNEIKVDKELAISYHKALKELSKVIHTDFAPNIYELAKFPDVLVREEKELDIEQLEPQILNAVEKATARLCEMRILEGSNILADLNRRIDLLKSQTNEIEEYADEVTKTYAQKLLLRIQEALEDKGIGLDQNRVLQEVALFADHSNITEEIVRLESHFEQFFISINSNSDTIGRKLDFIIQEINREINTIASKANSFSIANLAVNMKSEVEKIREQIQNIE; encoded by the coding sequence ATGCTTAAAAGTATGACTGGTTTCGGTCGGGAAATGTATATAGGTGAATCATTTCAATGCGAAGTTGAAATAAAAACAGTAAATCATAGATATACTGATATTATGATTCGCCTGCCTAAAAAACTTAATTTATTAGAAGATAAAATACGTAATTTAATTCTGCAATCTATTAAGCGTGGGCGGATTGAAGTTTCTATTGTTTTATCTGAATATAATATCCAAAATGAAATAAAAGTTGACAAAGAGTTGGCAATATCGTACCATAAGGCATTAAAGGAATTATCTAAAGTGATACATACGGACTTTGCTCCTAATATTTATGAACTTGCAAAATTTCCTGATGTCTTAGTGCGAGAAGAGAAAGAACTGGATATAGAGCAGTTGGAACCTCAAATTTTAAATGCAGTTGAAAAAGCGACGGCAAGACTCTGTGAGATGCGCATTTTAGAAGGAAGTAATATTCTGGCTGATTTAAATAGGAGAATTGATTTATTAAAATCTCAAACCAATGAAATAGAAGAATATGCTGATGAAGTTACGAAAACCTATGCACAAAAATTGTTGCTTCGAATTCAAGAAGCTTTAGAGGATAAAGGGATAGGTCTTGATCAAAATAGAGTTTTACAAGAAGTTGCATTATTTGCGGATCATTCTAATATAACAGAAGAAATTGTAAGATTAGAGAGTCATTTTGAACAATTTTTTATTTCGATAAATAGTAATAGTGATACGATTGGGCGGAAGTTAGATTTTATTATTCAAGAGATTAATCGTGAAATTAATACTATAGCATCAAAAGCGAATAGTTTTTCCATAGCGAATCTTGCAGTTAACATGAAAAGTGAAGTTGAAAAAATACGTGAACAAATCCAAAATATTGAGTAA